One Nonomuraea angiospora DNA segment encodes these proteins:
- a CDS encoding NACHT N-terminal helical domain 7-containing protein — MEAAHTILVITTFFEAVGSIDLPFSSQDLRMSKEEQAKPARRSGIDLSRGLPRPSPYLPFEQAERAVFEFYETYGHRLRPFVMGLEVWDGLGPSEREKVVAQLERKLPEPAVRRSPGRRRRRRRHPVGRRSRHGPGAACHAARPAGRLGRADARWALQADGRGGRAVLVRRRQNSTCTCRRSGRSRWITFSGDGHRTRCDICGRPARTDGSRLHSG; from the coding sequence ATGGAGGCCGCGCACACGATCCTGGTCATCACGACGTTCTTCGAGGCGGTCGGCTCCATCGATCTGCCGTTCAGCTCGCAGGACCTGCGGATGAGCAAGGAGGAGCAGGCGAAGCCGGCCCGGCGTTCGGGCATCGATCTGTCGCGCGGCCTCCCCCGTCCTTCGCCGTACCTTCCTTTCGAACAGGCCGAGCGAGCCGTCTTCGAGTTCTACGAAACGTACGGTCATCGCCTGCGGCCGTTCGTCATGGGACTGGAGGTCTGGGACGGGCTCGGCCCGTCCGAACGGGAGAAGGTCGTCGCCCAACTCGAGCGGAAGCTGCCGGAGCCGGCCGTCCGGCGATCTCCTGGCCGGCGCCGGCGACGACGGCGTCATCCTGTCGGACGTCGGTCCCGGCACGGCCCCGGCGCGGCGTGCCACGCTGCTCGGCCTGCCGGACGGCTGGGTCGCGCTGACGCCCGATGGGCGCTACAAGCAGATGGGCGAGGTGGCCGGGCAGTTCTGGTTCGTCGTCGGCAGAACTCGACGTGTACCTGCCGCCGGTCCGGCAGGTCCCGCTGGATCACCTTCTCGGGAGACGGTCATCGCACGCGATGCGACATCTGCGGCCGGCCGGCTCGGACAGATGGATCACGGCTTCACAGCGGGTGA